The following are encoded together in the Maridesulfovibrio frigidus DSM 17176 genome:
- a CDS encoding CBS domain-containing protein, with translation MLKVRDLMTTNLFTLNESDTLKMARSLMDLQRIRHIPIVNEKRMFIGLITHRDILGATISHLAEIDPATQGEIDSGIPVGEIMRNGIKTVTADTLLKEAANLLLNHKYGCLPVVNEENELTGILTEADFMKLTISLMEALEQNEE, from the coding sequence ATGCTTAAAGTTAGAGACTTAATGACCACTAACCTGTTCACCCTAAATGAGAGTGACACACTGAAGATGGCCAGATCCTTAATGGATCTTCAAAGAATCAGGCATATCCCGATAGTAAATGAAAAAAGGATGTTTATAGGACTCATCACACATAGAGACATACTGGGAGCTACAATTTCGCATTTAGCTGAAATTGACCCTGCAACTCAGGGTGAAATTGATTCTGGTATTCCTGTCGGTGAAATAATGAGAAACGGCATTAAGACAGTAACAGCAGATACCTTGCTGAAAGAAGCCGCAAACTTGCTGCTTAATCACAAATACGGATGTCTGCCAGTAGTAAATGAGGAAAATGAACTTACCGGAATTTTAACTGAAGCTGACTTTATGAAGCTTACTATCAGCTTGATGGAAGCTTTAGAACAAAACGAAGAATAA
- a CDS encoding protein-L-isoaspartate(D-aspartate) O-methyltransferase, translated as MRIDPKLRRTKMVEEQIVARGVVDKTVLDAMRKIPRHLFVQDALADRAYTDSALPIGEGQTISQPFIVAYMSELLQIKPGHKILEIGTGSGYQAAVLGEMGADVFSIERIRKLFIAARTLLFELRYFNINLKLDDGTMGWPDEAPYDRIIVTAGGPEIPQYLVDQLADNGRMVIPVGGQKRKQQLILVTKEDGKVTETDMGGCSFVDLVGKQGW; from the coding sequence ATGCGGATTGATCCGAAGCTCCGCAGAACTAAAATGGTGGAAGAACAGATTGTTGCCCGGGGTGTGGTCGACAAAACTGTTCTTGACGCCATGCGGAAAATTCCCAGACATCTATTTGTTCAGGATGCACTTGCAGACCGTGCTTATACTGACAGTGCTCTACCTATTGGAGAAGGGCAGACAATTTCACAGCCTTTTATTGTTGCTTATATGTCAGAGCTTTTACAGATTAAGCCGGGGCATAAAATATTAGAGATAGGTACGGGGTCCGGTTATCAGGCTGCAGTGCTTGGTGAAATGGGGGCGGATGTCTTTTCCATTGAGCGGATACGTAAGCTTTTTATCGCGGCGCGAACTCTTCTTTTCGAGCTCAGATATTTTAATATTAATCTCAAGTTAGATGATGGAACTATGGGCTGGCCGGACGAGGCTCCCTACGACCGGATAATTGTTACCGCAGGCGGGCCTGAAATTCCGCAATATCTTGTTGATCAGCTTGCTGATAATGGAAGGATGGTTATACCTGTTGGAGGACAAAAGCGTAAGCAGCAGCTTATTCTTGTCACAAAGGAAGATGGTAAAGTTACTGAAACAGACATGGGTGGATGTTCCTTTGTCGATCTTGTTGGTAAACAAGGCTGGTAA
- a CDS encoding DUF368 domain-containing protein translates to MNLIKAWNNGPGPNSIREYLVVILKGLCMGVADIIPGVSGGTMAFITGIYDQLIDSIRSFNGEFFKKLVKFDLTGAIAVPHLKFLIPLLFGIVVAMVSMARIIHELLLTHPVQVWSLFFGLIASSIIVVGKRVGNFSVKNILFGVLGAIFSFILVGLIPVSTPDSLWFVFLCASISICAMILPGISGAFILLLLGKYEYITGALRNPANPENTAILIAFACGCAFGISLFSRVLHYFLEKHHGVTVSILTGFMAGAMRKIWPWKEVLDSIVVRGKTHVLSEANILPPAYDADFAMAVSLMVVGFAIVIFLEWVSSAQKG, encoded by the coding sequence ATGAACTTAATTAAAGCATGGAATAACGGTCCTGGGCCGAACTCGATTCGAGAATACTTAGTCGTGATCCTTAAAGGATTATGTATGGGGGTTGCTGATATCATTCCGGGTGTTTCCGGTGGTACAATGGCCTTTATTACGGGTATATATGATCAATTGATTGATTCCATACGTTCATTTAATGGTGAATTTTTCAAGAAATTAGTTAAATTTGATTTGACCGGAGCGATTGCCGTTCCGCATTTAAAATTTTTGATTCCACTTCTTTTCGGGATTGTTGTGGCCATGGTTTCTATGGCTCGGATTATCCACGAACTTCTACTCACCCATCCAGTTCAGGTTTGGTCATTGTTTTTCGGGCTTATCGCATCCTCCATTATTGTTGTAGGCAAAAGAGTTGGTAATTTTTCGGTTAAAAATATTTTATTCGGTGTGTTAGGGGCTATTTTTAGCTTTATCCTGGTTGGATTGATTCCTGTTTCAACACCTGATAGCTTGTGGTTTGTTTTTTTGTGTGCCTCTATTTCTATATGTGCCATGATCCTGCCGGGAATAAGCGGGGCTTTTATACTTCTCCTGCTTGGCAAATATGAGTACATAACCGGAGCACTTAGAAATCCTGCAAATCCCGAAAATACGGCTATATTGATAGCTTTTGCTTGTGGTTGTGCTTTTGGAATAAGCCTTTTTTCACGCGTTCTTCATTATTTTCTTGAAAAGCATCATGGTGTTACCGTCAGTATCCTTACGGGATTTATGGCCGGAGCCATGCGTAAAATATGGCCGTGGAAAGAAGTGCTGGATTCAATTGTTGTTCGCGGAAAAACCCATGTTTTAAGTGAAGCGAATATTTTGCCGCCAGCATATGATGCTGATTTCGCAATGGCTGTAAGTTTGATGGTTGTCGGATTTGCGATAGTAATATTTTTGGAATGGGTATCTTCAGCTCAAAAAGGCTGA
- a CDS encoding Mrp/NBP35 family ATP-binding protein — protein MSSSCGSCSTGKKDGNKPDAAHALQNELISTTLKRIKYKIFVMSGKGGVGKSSVAVNIAAALADKGFKVGILDVDIHGPSVPHLLGITGQLDVERGNLVVPKKVNDNLHVVSMESLLKDPDQAVLWRGPMKTSAIRQFVSDVEWGDLDFLVVDSPPGTGDEPMTVLKTIPESLAVVVTTPQEISLADVRKAINFLQYAKANIMGVVENMSGLVCPHCNEQIDLFKRGGGEELAKKYGLPFLGAIPLDPTAVVAADLGKPVVLLEESSPAKTAFRALADRIAEAAASSLEIASSTHT, from the coding sequence ATGAGTTCATCATGTGGTTCCTGCTCAACAGGAAAAAAAGACGGCAACAAACCTGATGCCGCCCATGCTCTTCAGAATGAGTTGATTTCTACAACTCTGAAGCGGATTAAATATAAAATATTTGTTATGAGCGGCAAAGGCGGAGTTGGTAAAAGCTCCGTGGCAGTAAATATTGCTGCTGCACTCGCAGACAAAGGCTTTAAAGTAGGTATTCTGGACGTTGATATCCATGGTCCAAGTGTTCCTCATCTTCTCGGAATAACTGGGCAGCTTGATGTTGAACGCGGTAATCTTGTTGTTCCTAAAAAGGTGAATGATAACTTACATGTTGTTTCTATGGAATCTCTGCTAAAAGACCCCGATCAGGCAGTGCTCTGGCGTGGACCTATGAAGACTTCCGCTATCAGACAGTTTGTTTCTGATGTTGAGTGGGGCGACTTGGATTTCCTCGTTGTTGATTCCCCTCCGGGAACAGGCGATGAACCTATGACAGTGCTTAAGACTATTCCTGAGTCTCTGGCTGTTGTTGTTACTACTCCGCAGGAGATTTCTCTTGCTGACGTACGTAAGGCTATCAATTTTCTCCAGTACGCCAAAGCAAATATCATGGGCGTTGTAGAAAACATGAGTGGTCTTGTCTGTCCTCATTGTAATGAGCAGATTGATCTCTTCAAAAGAGGCGGCGGGGAAGAGCTTGCTAAAAAATACGGCTTGCCTTTCCTTGGAGCTATTCCATTAGACCCGACCGCTGTTGTTGCCGCTGATCTTGGCAAACCTGTGGTTCTTCTCGAAGAAAGCTCTCCTGCTAAAACAGCGTTTAGAGCTCTTGCAGACCGCATTGCCGAAGCTGCTGCGAGTAGTCTGGAAATTGCTTCCAGCACGCACACTTAG
- the pgsA gene encoding CDP-diacylglycerol--glycerol-3-phosphate 3-phosphatidyltransferase, which translates to MLNLANSLTLGRIFTIPVIVVLLYYPSKVTLFLACSLFFLASLTDIFDGYIARTQNQVTTLGKFLDPLADKLLISSILIMLTQIGYVEAWISIVIICREIAITGLRAIAIDMGLVLAADNLGKLKTVVQSLALGGLLLHYTYLGMDMHVVGTWILYVALVLTVYSAGNYMYNLHKIWLTSE; encoded by the coding sequence ATGCTTAATCTCGCTAATTCACTTACTCTTGGCCGCATATTTACGATCCCTGTTATCGTGGTTCTTCTTTATTACCCTAGCAAGGTTACGTTATTCCTTGCGTGCTCGTTGTTTTTTCTGGCATCTCTCACAGATATTTTCGACGGGTATATCGCCCGTACCCAGAATCAAGTGACGACTTTAGGTAAATTTTTGGATCCTTTAGCGGACAAGCTTTTAATCAGCTCTATTTTGATTATGTTGACTCAAATAGGCTACGTTGAGGCTTGGATTTCTATAGTAATTATTTGCCGCGAGATAGCAATTACGGGGCTTCGCGCCATTGCTATTGATATGGGACTTGTTCTTGCCGCTGACAATTTGGGTAAGCTCAAAACCGTGGTTCAATCCCTTGCTTTGGGCGGATTGCTTTTGCATTATACCTACCTTGGTATGGATATGCATGTCGTCGGAACATGGATTCTTTACGTAGCATTGGTACTTACTGTGTATTCCGCAGGTAATTATATGTACAATCTGCATAAAATTTGGTTAACTAGCGAATAA
- a CDS encoding FtsB family cell division protein, giving the protein MLRRRFLLGLLVLINLVLILRLGFSEQGVFGYLDLDKKVLELEQKIEKADSRTLELSREIRRLKSDRTYQEKIIRSRMNYVKENELLYIFPDKVKLQKQGATADAKQN; this is encoded by the coding sequence GTGCTGAGGCGTAGATTTCTGCTTGGGCTTTTAGTTTTAATCAATTTAGTTTTGATCCTGCGGCTTGGTTTTAGTGAGCAGGGCGTTTTTGGCTATCTTGATCTCGATAAAAAAGTTCTTGAGCTTGAACAAAAAATTGAAAAAGCCGATAGTCGCACACTTGAACTCAGTAGAGAAATAAGGCGTCTGAAATCTGATAGAACTTATCAGGAAAAAATAATCAGAAGTCGTATGAACTATGTCAAAGAGAACGAATTGTTGTATATTTTCCCGGATAAAGTGAAGCTACAGAAACAGGGAGCGACAGCAGATGCAAAGCAAAATTGA
- a CDS encoding tetratricopeptide repeat protein: MQSKIEWYQEVLALEPSSKVFFPLARLYVEIGNLEKAVTALRMGLDRHPDYLESRLLLVETLTKLGRDSEAKAAVAPLTRLFSSYPSFWKMWGDSVSEGNDDVAGAMAFLFSALHGNPLSWSDVMSEGIKELTGISPVSKDQSLSEVSSDESSEDPDSGELSDSDILSREIEHAAAQIDIDGEKVDGSLTSSVAMDSLRTRTMADVLASQGELVAALDIYRELLSRAEETQKDELLIVMSDISAKISNGQSNCVGDECSEADDPYIKNAKNKLMNTLEILAERLEARAAR; this comes from the coding sequence ATGCAAAGCAAAATTGAGTGGTATCAGGAAGTATTGGCCCTTGAACCCAGCTCTAAAGTGTTTTTTCCTTTAGCCCGCCTCTATGTTGAAATCGGCAATCTTGAAAAGGCAGTAACTGCACTCAGGATGGGACTGGATAGACATCCTGACTATCTAGAATCTCGTTTGCTTCTTGTAGAAACTCTTACTAAGTTAGGGAGAGATTCAGAAGCTAAGGCTGCAGTGGCTCCTCTTACACGACTTTTTTCTTCGTATCCTTCCTTTTGGAAAATGTGGGGAGACTCCGTTTCAGAAGGGAATGATGATGTTGCCGGTGCAATGGCTTTTCTTTTTTCTGCGCTCCACGGCAATCCTCTTTCCTGGTCTGATGTTATGTCTGAGGGTATCAAAGAACTGACAGGTATAAGCCCTGTTTCTAAGGACCAAAGCCTATCCGAAGTTTCATCCGATGAATCGTCGGAAGATCCTGATTCAGGTGAACTTTCAGATAGTGACATACTGTCCCGCGAAATTGAGCATGCTGCAGCCCAAATTGATATCGACGGAGAAAAAGTTGATGGATCTTTGACATCCTCTGTTGCCATGGATAGCTTAAGAACAAGAACCATGGCAGATGTACTAGCTTCTCAGGGTGAGCTTGTGGCGGCACTTGATATTTACCGTGAACTTCTCTCCAGAGCTGAGGAAACTCAGAAGGACGAATTGCTGATAGTTATGTCTGATATTTCAGCCAAAATTAGCAATGGCCAAAGCAACTGCGTTGGTGATGAGTGTAGCGAGGCCGATGATCCGTACATAAAAAATGCTAAGAATAAGTTGATGAATACCCTTGAAATTCTTGCAGAAAGACTCGAAGCACGGGCTGCACGGTAA
- the fbp gene encoding class 1 fructose-bisphosphatase, whose product MTQQITVTEHLLLHQKQIPGATGQFTHLFNELVLSAKIISREVNKAGLVDVLGFTGEINVQGEEVKKLDEYANRILIHRMARSGVLCAMASEENADIIDIPHGLPQGSYIIIFDPLDGSSNIDVNVNIGTIFSIYRRKSKVGTPVQSSDVLQKCDEQVAAGYILYGSSTMLVFTTGDGVHGFTLDPGVGEFLLSHPNIKTPEVGKIYSVNEGYWPYWSKTTQKVVNYFKSLDNIHGQPYSLRYIGSLVADFHRNLIYGGVFMYPADHREPSKPVGKLRLLCEAAPMAMLVEQAGGMATDGTKRILDIVPDDLHQRVPLFIGSKHEVSTIRDIYEAESD is encoded by the coding sequence ATGACCCAGCAGATAACAGTCACTGAACACTTGCTACTTCATCAGAAGCAGATTCCAGGTGCTACAGGACAGTTTACGCACCTTTTTAATGAACTTGTTCTTTCGGCTAAAATTATATCACGAGAAGTTAATAAAGCTGGTCTTGTTGATGTTCTTGGTTTTACCGGAGAAATTAATGTTCAGGGCGAAGAAGTTAAAAAACTCGATGAATATGCTAATCGGATTTTGATTCACCGTATGGCACGGTCAGGAGTTCTTTGTGCGATGGCTTCTGAAGAGAATGCCGATATCATCGACATTCCTCACGGTCTGCCACAGGGAAGCTATATAATAATTTTTGATCCGCTCGACGGATCTTCAAATATTGATGTGAATGTTAATATCGGAACTATTTTTTCGATTTATCGTCGCAAAAGCAAAGTTGGAACACCGGTTCAGTCCTCTGATGTGCTTCAGAAATGCGATGAACAGGTTGCCGCTGGGTATATTTTGTACGGTTCTTCCACCATGCTGGTTTTTACCACTGGCGATGGAGTTCACGGCTTTACACTTGATCCAGGAGTCGGTGAGTTTTTACTTTCACATCCTAATATTAAAACTCCTGAAGTGGGCAAAATCTATTCAGTAAATGAAGGATATTGGCCTTACTGGAGTAAAACTACTCAAAAAGTAGTTAATTATTTCAAGTCACTTGATAACATTCACGGACAGCCATATAGTTTACGTTACATAGGTTCGTTGGTGGCAGATTTTCATCGCAATCTAATTTACGGCGGGGTATTTATGTATCCGGCTGACCATAGAGAGCCTAGTAAGCCTGTGGGTAAATTAAGACTTTTGTGTGAAGCAGCTCCAATGGCTATGCTTGTAGAGCAGGCTGGCGGAATGGCTACTGATGGAACTAAGCGGATACTTGATATTGTCCCTGATGACCTTCACCAGAGAGTACCTCTTTTTATTGGCTCCAAGCACGAAGTTTCCACTATTCGCGATATATATGAGGCTGAGAGCGACTAA
- the tsaD gene encoding tRNA (adenosine(37)-N6)-threonylcarbamoyltransferase complex transferase subunit TsaD has protein sequence MLCLGIESSCDETGLALVRDGKFIAEKLASQVDVHALFGGVVPEIASREHLRALPALFNELMSEQSLTADDLDVIAVARGPGLQGCLLMGLNFAKGLALSTGADLIGVNHLWAHLTAAGLEQELQFPSLGLLVSGGHTHIYLIKSTSEFVLLGRTLDDAAGEAFDKTAKLLNIPYPGGKIVDELGKLGTVDPKMFPTPYIKNDNLDFSFSGLKTAVSLYVQANTELRLPMMGIPDSETDDPEIVRRRNNMFASFNYTVANKLRVKVDRALQRNKGVKSLIVAGGVAANSVVRSVMSDVADKFSIPLVLPSLKFCTDNGAMIAYSGYLLAQDGYRHDFKLEAIPRGRVVPEDWTRISEK, from the coding sequence ATGCTATGCCTTGGTATTGAAAGTTCGTGCGATGAAACCGGATTGGCACTTGTCCGTGATGGAAAGTTTATCGCAGAAAAACTTGCTTCTCAGGTTGATGTACATGCCCTTTTCGGAGGGGTTGTTCCTGAAATAGCTTCTAGAGAACATTTGCGGGCACTCCCGGCTTTGTTTAATGAACTTATGTCCGAGCAATCGCTGACAGCTGATGATCTTGACGTTATCGCCGTTGCGCGCGGACCGGGTTTACAGGGCTGTTTATTGATGGGACTTAATTTTGCTAAAGGGCTGGCTCTCTCAACGGGAGCAGACTTAATCGGAGTTAACCATTTATGGGCGCACCTCACTGCTGCGGGACTCGAGCAGGAATTGCAATTCCCTTCTCTTGGGCTACTCGTTTCTGGTGGTCATACTCATATTTATCTTATTAAGAGTACTTCAGAATTTGTTCTACTGGGCAGAACTTTGGATGACGCGGCTGGAGAGGCCTTTGATAAGACCGCTAAATTATTAAATATACCTTATCCTGGTGGAAAGATTGTCGATGAGCTTGGTAAGCTAGGGACTGTAGACCCGAAAATGTTTCCTACGCCTTACATTAAGAATGATAATCTTGATTTCAGCTTTAGTGGGCTTAAAACAGCGGTTTCTCTTTACGTTCAGGCAAACACTGAATTGCGTCTGCCTATGATGGGGATTCCTGATTCTGAAACTGATGATCCGGAAATTGTCAGGCGACGTAATAATATGTTTGCTTCGTTTAATTACACCGTTGCCAATAAGCTTCGGGTTAAAGTTGATCGTGCACTGCAGCGTAATAAGGGTGTTAAATCTTTGATCGTGGCTGGAGGAGTTGCAGCAAATTCAGTCGTACGTTCCGTGATGTCTGACGTCGCTGATAAATTTTCAATTCCTCTGGTTTTACCTTCTCTTAAATTTTGCACAGACAACGGAGCAATGATTGCTTATTCTGGCTATCTCTTAGCGCAAGATGGATATCGTCACGATTTCAAGCTTGAGGCTATTCCAAGGGGGCGGGTTGTTCCAGAGGATTGGACCCGTATTTCAGAAAAATAA
- the trxA gene encoding thioredoxin, whose translation MALQVTDSNFQEEVLNSDKPVLVDFWAPWCGPCRAMGPVIDELAEEFSGQIKICKMNVDDNPTSPGKYGIRAIPTLILFKDGEVVDQTTGAVSKSSIKEMITSKAL comes from the coding sequence ATGGCTTTGCAGGTAACCGATTCCAATTTTCAAGAAGAAGTTCTTAATAGCGACAAGCCCGTTTTGGTTGATTTCTGGGCACCTTGGTGTGGACCATGTCGCGCTATGGGACCTGTTATTGATGAACTCGCTGAAGAATTTTCTGGCCAGATTAAAATTTGTAAGATGAATGTTGATGACAATCCTACATCCCCTGGCAAGTACGGTATTCGTGCTATTCCTACTCTGATTCTTTTTAAAGATGGTGAAGTTGTTGACCAGACTACTGGTGCTGTTTCTAAAAGTAGCATTAAGGAAATGATTACTAGCAAGGCTCTTTAA
- the trxB gene encoding thioredoxin-disulfide reductase, with amino-acid sequence MKSYDAIVIGGGPAGMAAALYLVRAGVNILAVEKLAPGGQMLLTEELENYPGFPGGIKGYELADQMSEHVKQFPYDKIFDEVREIIPGKEFHEIVVDGEHIRTRAIIITTGVTFRKLKVPNEEKLLGRGVSYCALCDGNFFKDKVVAVVGGGNSALEESLYLARLVKKLYLIHRREGFRGDKCYQDKCFSDSTIVPVLNSVVSRIVGDTEVVGIEVKDAKTNDYSILDVDGVFIFVGFNPVSNFFPVELKLDKAGFIQTNCEMETNIPGIFAAGDIRSKKCRQVVTAVGDGATAATAAFAFLEHK; translated from the coding sequence ATGAAGTCTTATGACGCCATTGTTATAGGGGGCGGCCCAGCCGGTATGGCGGCCGCCCTTTATCTTGTTCGTGCAGGTGTAAATATACTTGCTGTAGAGAAGCTTGCACCCGGCGGGCAGATGCTTCTTACTGAAGAACTGGAAAATTACCCAGGATTCCCCGGTGGTATCAAAGGCTATGAACTTGCAGATCAGATGTCTGAGCATGTTAAACAGTTTCCGTATGATAAAATTTTCGATGAAGTTCGGGAGATTATTCCCGGTAAGGAATTTCATGAGATAGTAGTTGATGGAGAACATATTAGAACCCGTGCAATTATTATTACAACGGGTGTTACTTTCCGTAAGCTCAAAGTTCCAAATGAAGAAAAGCTTTTGGGGCGAGGCGTTTCATACTGCGCATTATGTGACGGCAATTTTTTTAAAGATAAAGTCGTTGCTGTTGTTGGCGGTGGAAATTCTGCTCTCGAGGAGTCACTTTACCTTGCAAGACTCGTAAAGAAATTATATCTCATTCACCGCAGGGAAGGATTTAGAGGTGACAAGTGCTATCAGGATAAGTGCTTTTCAGATTCTACAATTGTTCCTGTTTTAAATTCAGTTGTGTCCCGCATAGTCGGTGATACCGAAGTGGTTGGTATTGAAGTTAAAGATGCCAAAACCAATGATTATTCTATTTTAGATGTGGATGGAGTTTTTATCTTTGTGGGATTTAATCCTGTAAGTAATTTTTTTCCTGTTGAGCTAAAATTGGACAAGGCTGGTTTCATTCAAACAAATTGTGAAATGGAAACCAACATCCCGGGCATTTTTGCTGCCGGAGATATACGGTCCAAAAAATGCCGGCAGGTAGTCACCGCAGTAGGTGATGGCGCAACTGCTGCAACAGCGGCTTTTGCGTTTTTGGAACATAAATAA
- a CDS encoding outer membrane protein assembly factor BamD yields MRSRIFSIVLLGILLFSSVGCGVLDYYFLPKSEDTAQELYEAGVESMTDKEYGNASEYFAKLKDRYPFSPYTVKAEISLGDAYFLNGKFFDASEAYKEFAALHPGNDEIPYVLYQIGLSNFSLFSSIDKPQHSVSEALEYFYRVEEAYPESEYATASKEYILKCRRALADQELFIADYFWRSKKYGSAWKRYAFVVRNFKDLPKVRKYAIKQAEMSYYEFQKTLSQAEREKLQGSWKEFLEWL; encoded by the coding sequence ATGCGTAGCAGAATATTTTCTATTGTTTTACTTGGCATTCTACTTTTCAGCAGCGTAGGCTGTGGTGTTCTTGATTATTATTTTTTACCTAAATCTGAAGATACTGCCCAGGAGCTTTATGAAGCTGGTGTAGAATCTATGACCGATAAGGAATATGGTAATGCTTCAGAGTATTTTGCTAAATTAAAAGACCGTTATCCTTTCAGTCCGTATACAGTTAAGGCAGAAATCAGTCTTGGGGATGCGTATTTTCTCAACGGTAAATTTTTTGATGCTTCAGAAGCTTATAAAGAATTTGCAGCACTCCACCCGGGCAACGACGAAATTCCTTACGTGTTATACCAGATTGGGCTCAGTAATTTTTCTTTATTTAGTTCTATTGATAAGCCTCAGCATAGCGTGAGTGAAGCATTAGAATATTTTTACCGCGTTGAAGAAGCTTATCCTGAAAGCGAATATGCAACTGCTTCTAAAGAGTATATTCTCAAATGTAGGCGTGCTCTTGCAGATCAGGAGCTTTTCATTGCTGATTATTTCTGGAGATCTAAGAAGTACGGTTCAGCATGGAAGAGATATGCTTTTGTAGTTCGTAATTTTAAGGATCTTCCTAAGGTCCGTAAATATGCCATTAAACAAGCTGAAATGTCATATTATGAATTTCAGAAAACCTTATCACAAGCCGAAAGAGAAAAACTGCAAGGCAGTTGGAAAGAATTCTTAGAATGGCTGTAA
- a CDS encoding histidinol dehydrogenase: protein MTLDSFTFPDWIEEFQIGDDVFGSAYEATLPPRRAWMKKTIAQVYAVNSPDSPQKTWVVNTWKGGFETEVSTAPLDCVVMLVDQGATSAVRILAALTPALAAGVKNILVVFTGEGELSQAVLTGFELAGQEAVISIENEKCDELLSNIKDSEVDSAILDLRSNPTDIPYAQNIKYWRAPVVPRIAVCLDEDGPDMDILSFAHPDAIIEEVSIEDLAEFSGYAVVVPAELVGEALVDFKLVLSHGQEGCWIWSDLTDIFFKKDSVALAVC from the coding sequence ATGACTTTAGATTCTTTTACTTTTCCCGATTGGATTGAAGAATTTCAGATAGGTGATGATGTTTTTGGATCTGCTTATGAGGCAACTTTGCCACCGCGCAGAGCATGGATGAAAAAGACAATTGCGCAAGTATATGCTGTTAATTCTCCCGATTCACCACAAAAGACATGGGTCGTCAACACATGGAAAGGGGGATTTGAAACGGAAGTTTCAACAGCTCCGCTTGACTGTGTTGTTATGCTTGTTGATCAAGGTGCAACCTCAGCCGTAAGAATTCTTGCTGCGCTGACTCCGGCTTTAGCTGCAGGTGTAAAAAATATTCTTGTAGTTTTCACAGGTGAAGGCGAACTTTCTCAAGCTGTTTTAACCGGGTTTGAGCTAGCTGGTCAGGAAGCAGTTATTTCCATTGAAAATGAAAAGTGTGATGAACTATTATCAAATATTAAAGACTCAGAAGTCGATTCTGCTATTCTCGACCTAAGGTCAAATCCTACTGACATTCCATATGCCCAGAATATTAAATATTGGCGCGCTCCTGTTGTACCTCGCATAGCTGTATGTCTTGACGAAGATGGACCCGACATGGATATTTTAAGCTTTGCACACCCTGATGCTATTATTGAAGAAGTCTCCATTGAAGATTTAGCCGAATTTAGTGGTTATGCTGTTGTTGTCCCGGCTGAACTTGTGGGTGAAGCACTTGTTGATTTTAAGTTAGTGCTGTCACATGGCCAGGAAGGTTGTTGGATATGGAGTGATCTCACAGATATTTTCTTTAAAAAAGATTCCGTAGCTCTTGCAGTCTGTTAG